From Paenibacillus sp. GP183, one genomic window encodes:
- a CDS encoding rod shape-determining protein, producing MLSKDIGIDLGTANVLIHVKGRGVVLNEPSVVAIESDTKRVLAVGDEAYRMVGRTPGNIVAIRPLRDGVIADFEITEMMLRYFITKVGGKRWFSHPRILICAPTNITSVEQKAIREAAERSGAREVFLEEEPKAAAIGAGMDIYQPSGNMVVDIGGGTTDVAVLSMGDIVTSSSIKVAGDTFDAAITKYIKNKYKLLIGERTSEDIKVKIGTVYPHGRYEEMDIRGRDMVTGLPLTITIHSNEIQEALWDPVSSIVTAAKSVLEQTPPELSADIIDRGVILTGGGALLHGLDQLLSDELKVPVLIAEDPMHCVVKGTGIMLDNLDRVSKRKLV from the coding sequence ATGTTGAGCAAGGACATTGGAATAGATCTCGGCACCGCAAACGTGCTTATTCACGTAAAAGGACGCGGTGTTGTGCTCAATGAGCCATCCGTGGTTGCCATTGAGAGCGATACGAAGCGTGTACTGGCCGTTGGCGATGAAGCCTACCGCATGGTGGGCCGTACCCCTGGGAATATCGTCGCCATTCGGCCGTTACGAGACGGAGTCATCGCCGACTTTGAAATTACGGAAATGATGCTGAGGTACTTTATTACCAAAGTGGGCGGCAAGCGCTGGTTTTCTCACCCGAGAATCCTGATATGCGCGCCGACCAATATTACCTCCGTCGAGCAAAAGGCGATTCGTGAAGCGGCAGAGCGCAGCGGTGCCCGAGAAGTATTCCTGGAAGAAGAACCCAAAGCGGCTGCTATTGGGGCCGGCATGGATATATATCAGCCGAGCGGCAACATGGTTGTAGATATTGGTGGAGGCACCACGGATGTAGCCGTGCTATCCATGGGCGACATCGTGACCTCCTCTTCCATTAAAGTTGCCGGCGATACCTTCGATGCGGCGATCACGAAATATATCAAGAACAAATACAAGCTACTCATCGGGGAACGGACCAGTGAAGACATCAAGGTGAAAATCGGAACGGTATATCCGCATGGGCGTTATGAAGAGATGGATATCCGCGGAAGAGATATGGTGACGGGACTGCCGCTTACCATCACCATTCATTCCAATGAAATTCAGGAAGCCTTGTGGGATCCCGTATCATCCATCGTCACCGCAGCCAAGAGCGTGCTGGAACAAACGCCACCGGAGCTGTCGGCCGACATTATTGATAGAGGCGTCATCCTTACAGGCGGTGGAGCGCTTTTGCACGGACTCGATCAGCTGCTTTCCGATGAGCTTAAAGTTCCAGTATTAATCGCGGAAGACCCTATGCATTGTGTAGTTAAAGGCACGGGCATCATGCTCGATAATTTGGATAGAGTAAGCAAACGGAAGCTGGTCTAG
- a CDS encoding flagellar hook-basal body protein, whose product MLRGLYTAASGMISEQRRHDTITNNIANINSPGFKQGNSLSRSFPEMLISRIRGGQDIPANAQIGRLNTGVFAEENIAIHTQGDLQETQNPYDFAVVSNLQVPNVQFDATGKFIDANGNWIQQPQALFTVQNQAGERRYSLNGKFTVDSTGRLANSEGHTVLGRDGQPLILINPATNLPIRNIKVTNKGEFLDEAGQPILNAAGQPVGLLISRAENPNLMLREGNGLYRINPGDEATVTAVAQGDQVEIKQGYIERSNVDAAQSMVDLMSALRAYEANQKVIQFYDKSMEKTVNDVGRV is encoded by the coding sequence ATGTTAAGAGGCTTATATACGGCAGCGTCAGGCATGATTTCCGAGCAGCGTCGGCATGACACCATCACAAATAATATCGCCAATATCAACTCACCTGGCTTTAAGCAGGGGAATTCGCTCTCCCGTTCGTTTCCGGAGATGCTGATTTCACGCATCCGGGGTGGACAAGACATTCCTGCCAATGCTCAGATCGGCAGATTGAACACCGGCGTTTTTGCTGAAGAGAATATTGCGATACATACCCAAGGTGATCTGCAGGAAACACAAAATCCTTACGATTTTGCCGTTGTGTCCAATCTTCAAGTTCCGAATGTGCAGTTCGATGCCACCGGCAAGTTCATTGATGCTAACGGCAATTGGATACAGCAGCCGCAAGCGCTCTTTACGGTGCAGAATCAAGCGGGCGAACGCCGATACTCCCTTAACGGTAAATTCACCGTAGATTCCACAGGACGTTTGGCAAACTCCGAAGGCCATACTGTACTCGGCCGAGATGGACAACCTCTAATTTTGATCAATCCCGCTACAAACCTGCCGATTCGCAACATTAAAGTAACCAATAAAGGCGAGTTTTTGGATGAGGCCGGTCAACCGATCCTGAATGCGGCTGGACAACCTGTAGGCTTGCTGATCTCCAGAGCGGAAAACCCGAACCTGATGCTCCGCGAAGGGAATGGATTATACCGGATCAATCCGGGTGATGAAGCTACCGTTACAGCCGTGGCCCAAGGAGACCAAGTCGAGATCAAACAAGGGTACATCGAGCGTTCCAACGTAGATGCCGCGCAGTCCATGGTTGATTTGATGTCAGCCCTTCGTGCCTATGAAGCCAATCAAAAGGTCATACAGTTTTACGACAAAAGCATGGAGAAGACAGTCAACGATGTAGGCCGAGTGTAA
- a CDS encoding flagellar hook-basal body protein, translating to MNNSMINSSVSMNGLQQKLDILANNIANSNTVGFKKKEASFEDVLTNINNQPEGFRRQGRLSPLGFNQGWGSRLVQVQTNMAQGPIQPTGNVTDLAIQGDGLFEVAVSAIDPATGNQVFQPAWTRNGAFSLSPDNQGTMTMAMADGHFLVDTTGNPIRIPIGFRPSIDQSGNVLAYNEIDHTAPPINVGQIKLVRVVRPQLLREVGDNIFSLPAGIANTQDILQNLNGNAGNVADRVEVMQGYLEQSNVNMSDEMTELVMVQKAFQLNSRAITSSDTMMNMANNLRG from the coding sequence ATGAACAATTCGATGATCAACTCGTCAGTTTCGATGAATGGCTTGCAGCAGAAGCTCGATATCCTGGCGAATAATATTGCTAATTCGAATACCGTTGGTTTTAAAAAGAAGGAAGCTTCCTTTGAAGACGTTCTAACCAACATCAATAATCAGCCGGAAGGCTTTCGGCGGCAGGGAAGACTGTCTCCTCTCGGTTTTAACCAAGGGTGGGGCTCGAGGCTTGTCCAGGTTCAAACGAACATGGCGCAAGGTCCGATCCAACCCACCGGTAATGTGACGGATTTGGCGATTCAAGGGGACGGCTTGTTCGAGGTGGCCGTTTCCGCAATTGACCCTGCTACGGGCAATCAGGTGTTCCAACCGGCTTGGACTCGCAACGGCGCTTTTAGCTTAAGCCCGGATAATCAAGGCACCATGACGATGGCGATGGCTGACGGGCATTTTCTTGTTGATACAACAGGGAACCCGATTCGTATTCCAATAGGCTTCCGCCCCTCAATTGACCAGAGCGGAAATGTACTCGCTTATAATGAAATAGATCATACAGCACCGCCGATCAATGTAGGCCAAATTAAGCTTGTTCGCGTTGTTCGACCGCAGCTTTTACGCGAAGTCGGGGATAATATCTTTTCGTTGCCGGCTGGAATTGCAAATACTCAAGACATTTTGCAAAATCTGAATGGAAATGCTGGGAACGTCGCAGACCGGGTGGAAGTTATGCAGGGCTATCTGGAGCAGTCCAATGTAAATATGTCTGATGAAATGACTGAACTTGTGATGGTACAGAAAGCCTTTCAATTAAACTCCCGTGCGATTACTTCCTCTGACACCATGATGAATATGGCCAATAACTTACGTGGCTGA
- a CDS encoding DNA-directed RNA polymerase subunit beta: MSDKLETTEASLKPQKTKKIKPIWAIIILTILKFLRVPFLCIVALAVGLYVGYAKIGKQPAAEMLHMNTWKHLYDLVFTR; this comes from the coding sequence ATGTCTGACAAGCTTGAAACGACAGAAGCTTCATTGAAACCCCAAAAAACAAAAAAAATCAAGCCTATATGGGCGATTATCATCTTAACTATCCTTAAATTTCTTAGAGTTCCCTTCCTCTGCATAGTGGCATTGGCCGTCGGTCTCTATGTGGGTTATGCCAAGATTGGAAAACAACCCGCAGCTGAAATGCTCCATATGAACACCTGGAAGCATTTGTACGATCTGGTGTTTACTCGCTGA
- a CDS encoding CDP-alcohol phosphatidyltransferase family protein, with amino-acid sequence MNVPNLLTLSRFILIPVYLIVFFEGYPKTAFIILVVAGLTDIVDGYWARSRGLVTQIGVMLDPLADKTMMLAVIISLLLSGMIPWEAALAILIRDLGMIIGSAFIHFRGKQTLPANIWGKLTTVLYYSAILFIVFETRFAIVYLWFVIAISFLTSLIYIIQFAVLNTNKMKVKS; translated from the coding sequence TTGAATGTCCCCAATTTATTGACGTTAAGCCGATTTATTCTCATTCCTGTGTATTTGATCGTTTTTTTTGAGGGATATCCGAAGACGGCGTTCATTATATTGGTTGTGGCCGGACTAACGGATATTGTGGACGGCTACTGGGCGCGTTCCAGAGGCTTGGTCACACAGATTGGAGTCATGCTGGATCCACTCGCCGATAAAACCATGATGCTGGCGGTGATCATTTCGCTGCTCTTGTCAGGTATGATCCCGTGGGAAGCGGCTTTGGCGATTTTGATCAGAGACCTCGGCATGATTATCGGTTCAGCCTTTATTCACTTTCGCGGCAAACAGACTCTGCCCGCCAATATTTGGGGGAAGCTGACGACCGTGCTCTATTATTCGGCTATTTTATTCATTGTGTTTGAAACCCGTTTTGCCATCGTTTACTTATGGTTCGTGATTGCGATTTCCTTTTTAACTTCTCTTATTTATATCATTCAGTTCGCTGTGTTGAATACAAATAAGATGAAAGTCAAATCATGA
- the fabZ gene encoding 3-hydroxyacyl-ACP dehydratase FabZ: MLDINQIQEIIPHRPPFLLIDRILEVEDGVRAVGIKNVTMNEPFFAGHFPGYPVMPGVLIIEALAQVGAVAILKSEANRGKLALFAGIDNVRIRGQVVPGDTLTLEMQITRVKGMIGKGLAVAKVGDRIVCEGELMFALTDPK; this comes from the coding sequence ATGCTGGATATTAATCAAATACAAGAGATCATTCCCCACCGACCGCCTTTTTTGCTCATTGACCGCATTCTTGAAGTCGAGGATGGAGTCAGAGCGGTAGGAATCAAGAATGTAACCATGAATGAACCGTTCTTTGCTGGACATTTTCCGGGTTATCCGGTTATGCCGGGCGTATTGATCATTGAGGCGCTGGCACAGGTAGGTGCGGTTGCGATTCTTAAATCTGAAGCCAATCGAGGCAAGCTTGCCTTATTTGCGGGTATTGACAATGTACGTATTCGCGGACAAGTTGTACCCGGCGACACCTTGACGCTTGAAATGCAAATTACAAGGGTCAAAGGAATGATTGGCAAAGGGCTAGCTGTTGCCAAAGTAGGAGATCGCATCGTATGTGAAGGTGAATTGATGTTCGCTTTAACCGATCCTAAATGA
- a CDS encoding phospho-sugar mutase has translation MTTDRVQAGYQLWLEDPSIDLTTKEELRSIQADDKEIEDRFYKDLEFGTGGLRGIIGAGTNRINIYTVGRASQGLAEYALQTTPANPSIVIAYDSRNMSPEFALESALVFAGNGVKAYVFESLRPTPELSFAVRQLGASAGVVVTASHNPPEYNGYKAYGADGGQLTPGAAEQVISLVQGVDSFKKVKKLSRSEAEAQGLLEWIGEDMDRDYLAAVTAVSQNPQMVKQMSPDFRIIYTPLHGAGNRPVRQALQAIGFEQVQVVAKQEQPDPQFSTVKSPNPEEKEAFTLAIEQAKAWNADIIIGTDPDCDRMGAVVKDSSGEYFVLTGNQSGAIMVHYLLQSKKDRGTLPDNGIVIKTIVTSEMGAVIAKSYGIPTLNTLTGFKYIGEKMTEYDQTGEHEFLFGYEESYGYLAGKYARDKDAVVASMLICEAAAYYKKQGKTLYEVLQELYKSYGYFLEKLESKTLKGKDGVEQIGRIMEAWRTDPPVDIQGTHVEVMEDYSKGIHGLPKENVLKFKLEDGSWFCLRPSGTEPKIKFYFAVQGSSEQQAAEQMNKLMTYVHSRIDG, from the coding sequence ATGACGACTGACCGTGTGCAAGCAGGCTATCAATTGTGGCTGGAGGACCCTTCCATAGACCTTACAACCAAGGAGGAGCTCAGATCGATCCAGGCGGATGACAAAGAAATCGAGGATCGGTTTTACAAGGATTTGGAGTTTGGAACCGGCGGTCTTCGCGGTATCATTGGTGCGGGTACAAATCGGATCAATATTTATACAGTGGGACGTGCCAGTCAAGGTCTCGCAGAATATGCGCTGCAAACCACTCCTGCGAATCCATCCATTGTGATCGCTTATGATTCCCGGAACATGTCGCCAGAGTTTGCACTGGAGTCAGCCTTAGTATTTGCCGGCAACGGCGTTAAGGCCTATGTGTTCGAATCGCTGCGGCCAACGCCCGAGCTTTCCTTTGCGGTTCGCCAATTAGGAGCCTCCGCGGGCGTTGTTGTGACGGCAAGCCATAATCCGCCTGAATATAATGGCTACAAAGCCTATGGCGCTGACGGAGGCCAGCTTACGCCGGGTGCGGCCGAGCAAGTCATTTCGTTGGTACAAGGCGTGGACTCCTTCAAAAAAGTAAAGAAGCTGAGTCGTTCAGAAGCGGAAGCTCAGGGCTTATTGGAGTGGATCGGCGAGGATATGGATCGCGATTATCTGGCTGCTGTTACTGCAGTCAGCCAAAATCCGCAAATGGTCAAACAAATGAGCCCGGACTTTCGCATCATCTATACGCCGCTTCATGGAGCAGGCAATCGGCCGGTTCGGCAAGCGCTTCAAGCCATCGGCTTTGAACAGGTTCAAGTGGTGGCCAAGCAGGAACAGCCCGATCCCCAATTCTCTACTGTGAAATCGCCCAATCCGGAAGAAAAGGAAGCCTTTACTCTGGCCATTGAGCAGGCGAAAGCATGGAACGCCGACATCATCATCGGAACAGATCCGGATTGTGACCGGATGGGAGCGGTGGTGAAGGATTCAAGCGGCGAGTATTTCGTGTTAACCGGCAACCAGTCCGGCGCGATTATGGTCCATTATTTACTGCAGAGCAAGAAAGATCGCGGAACCCTTCCTGATAACGGCATCGTGATCAAAACGATAGTGACCAGTGAAATGGGAGCTGTGATTGCCAAATCTTACGGTATTCCAACGCTGAATACCCTGACCGGCTTCAAATATATTGGTGAAAAAATGACGGAATACGATCAAACCGGGGAGCACGAATTCTTATTCGGATACGAGGAGAGCTATGGTTATCTCGCCGGAAAATATGCCAGGGATAAGGACGCTGTGGTCGCATCCATGCTCATTTGCGAAGCGGCCGCTTATTACAAAAAGCAAGGAAAGACACTTTACGAGGTATTGCAGGAGTTATACAAGTCCTATGGGTATTTCCTGGAAAAGCTGGAGTCCAAAACACTCAAAGGCAAAGACGGTGTAGAGCAGATAGGACGTATCATGGAAGCTTGGAGAACAGATCCGCCTGTCGATATTCAGGGTACACATGTCGAGGTGATGGAGGATTACTCCAAAGGCATTCATGGTCTCCCCAAAGAAAACGTGCTAAAATTCAAGCTGGAGGATGGCTCCTGGTTTTGCCTCCGCCCATCGGGTACCGAGCCCAAAATTAAATTTTATTTTGCCGTTCAAGGCTCGTCTGAGCAGCAAGCAGCCGAACAAATGAACAAGCTTATGACATATGTGCACAGCCGTATAGACGGATAA
- a CDS encoding DUF5693 family protein: MIQKYTAWNILLRKVLWWLVIIGLLTALPLAYVRHQTENSANQVEFVFDYRDLLDISTTKTNPPEFVKAQLKRMKESGVGSLAVYEATLSELQESRRIDLFDSHEAMALTQTPSLPNENFTYILFADPGTQQKLQPIIEKAFADLNVKTRPWSYKNKQGMIIEQSKDEASMRPMDPDPLTLNALKEQGFQIVVRLSNHRPFVAKDMDSLLQQLQGYGVKRIIVDGEAVPGYTEDKAQANLKQMAQLMNKYRIGLAAIELLKEPQRGFSTLAKDIQFNVVRLHSFTEKDSDKLTDNVLKKDLDQLVQATADRFVLAVKDRNIRMVFLNARPTKSVDRAVVLDPLEPIYASLHGQDGAVQRIEKVGFTDGPAQAFKVESTSWQKIARVFVLLGGVSLITLLVAYFYPQAALFVFVIGLVGAAGLHTLSSNIYGQTLALGVAISSPSIALMLAIRSVRSGQAAKWRSGLAYALWQLVKTTAISLIGVVYLIALLNQITYFLVIDQFRGVSLLHTVPIGIVLLYLLFFSENLTYEMKRKRLKNMLSSNIRVLWLVLSVVALAAGYYYLSRTGNAGQASAFEKIFRSFLENTLGIRPRTKEFLLAHPLFLLGAYLSVRHKNAVYLLLFGVVGQLSIVDTFAHLHTPIFVSGIRIVYGLLFGTLFGLIFIAIWEILTRSWKRWVPPFKG; this comes from the coding sequence TTGATTCAAAAGTATACTGCATGGAACATCTTACTGCGTAAAGTGCTTTGGTGGCTCGTAATCATTGGACTCCTGACCGCTTTGCCCCTTGCCTACGTAAGACATCAGACAGAAAACTCAGCCAATCAGGTGGAGTTCGTTTTCGATTATCGCGATTTGCTGGATATTTCCACTACTAAAACCAATCCCCCCGAATTCGTAAAAGCCCAACTGAAAAGGATGAAAGAGTCGGGAGTAGGGTCTTTAGCTGTGTACGAAGCCACCCTTTCGGAGCTGCAGGAGAGCCGTCGGATCGACTTGTTTGATTCTCATGAAGCCATGGCCTTAACGCAAACCCCGAGCTTGCCTAATGAAAATTTCACTTACATTCTGTTTGCTGACCCAGGGACACAGCAGAAGCTGCAGCCGATAATTGAAAAGGCGTTTGCCGATTTGAATGTGAAAACAAGACCTTGGAGCTATAAAAACAAGCAAGGCATGATCATTGAGCAAAGCAAAGATGAAGCTTCCATGAGACCTATGGATCCTGATCCGCTCACGTTAAACGCGCTGAAAGAGCAAGGCTTTCAAATCGTGGTTCGACTATCGAATCACAGGCCGTTTGTCGCCAAAGACATGGATAGTCTGCTGCAGCAGCTTCAAGGCTATGGGGTAAAACGGATTATTGTGGACGGGGAAGCCGTACCCGGCTATACCGAAGATAAAGCCCAAGCGAACTTGAAACAAATGGCTCAACTGATGAATAAATATCGCATCGGTCTGGCAGCCATTGAACTGCTGAAGGAACCGCAAAGAGGCTTTAGCACGTTAGCCAAGGATATTCAGTTCAATGTGGTGCGGCTGCATTCCTTTACGGAGAAGGATTCAGACAAGCTGACGGATAACGTTTTGAAAAAAGATCTGGATCAGCTGGTACAAGCCACGGCCGACCGCTTTGTTCTTGCTGTAAAAGACCGAAACATCCGGATGGTTTTCCTTAATGCGAGACCAACGAAGAGTGTAGATAGAGCTGTTGTGCTGGATCCACTTGAACCGATCTATGCGAGTTTGCATGGGCAAGATGGTGCCGTACAGCGCATTGAAAAAGTGGGCTTTACTGATGGTCCTGCCCAAGCTTTTAAAGTAGAATCCACCAGCTGGCAAAAAATTGCAAGGGTCTTCGTTTTGCTGGGAGGCGTAAGTTTAATTACATTGCTAGTTGCTTATTTTTACCCCCAAGCAGCCTTATTTGTTTTCGTCATTGGCTTGGTAGGAGCAGCTGGACTGCATACACTTTCTTCCAATATATACGGACAAACGCTGGCGCTTGGAGTTGCTATAAGTTCACCCAGTATTGCTCTTATGCTTGCAATTCGTTCCGTTCGATCCGGGCAGGCGGCCAAGTGGCGATCCGGCCTTGCTTATGCCTTGTGGCAGCTGGTGAAAACAACGGCTATTTCGTTGATCGGCGTCGTTTATCTCATAGCGCTGCTGAATCAGATTACGTATTTCCTGGTGATCGATCAATTTAGAGGAGTCAGCCTCCTGCATACAGTCCCTATTGGAATCGTCTTGCTTTATCTGCTTTTCTTCAGTGAGAATCTGACGTACGAGATGAAGCGGAAAAGGCTGAAAAACATGCTGTCTTCCAACATTCGGGTGCTCTGGTTAGTTCTGTCGGTCGTAGCCCTCGCTGCCGGTTATTACTATCTATCCCGCACAGGAAATGCCGGACAAGCCTCCGCCTTTGAAAAAATATTTAGGTCTTTCCTGGAAAATACACTCGGTATTCGACCGAGAACGAAGGAATTTCTGCTGGCGCATCCACTCTTTCTGTTAGGAGCCTATTTATCCGTTCGCCATAAAAATGCAGTGTATTTGCTGCTCTTTGGCGTTGTTGGACAGCTGTCTATCGTCGATACCTTCGCCCATCTGCATACACCGATCTTTGTTTCCGGAATACGGATTGTCTATGGTCTCCTATTTGGAACATTGTTCGGACTGATATTTATCGCCATATGGGAAATTCTAACGAGGAGTTGGAAACGATGGGTTCCCCCGTTCAAAGGATAG
- the csaB gene encoding polysaccharide pyruvyl transferase CsaB: MGSPVQRIVLSGYYGYGNSGDEAVLQSILFALEEQGAKLGIRIEPIVLSGNPEQTVQMYGVRVYHRMQPLQVLQALRESDGLISGGGSLLQDATSAKSIPYYLGILKLAQWMGKPTFVYSQGIGPVNRRMFNGWIRSVFQRCRYISVRDTESADLLASMRLPRERIEVVPDPVMGLPLGSEAAAASPLPGAGLRTVGVSVRFWNRDRSELEALSRSLASLLAARNVRLRFLPFHLPEDEVASSYVIDRLGGDHGERVEMVRGLAHPQEMLHQVASCDLMIGMRLHALIYAASQYVPMVGISYDPKIDQFLHRLGMTAAASTASFDAAAVTAEAIRLLDGREAWAADKQAAIAQLKADAQRPAAQILSLLLK, from the coding sequence ATGGGTTCCCCCGTTCAAAGGATAGTTCTGTCCGGCTATTACGGATATGGCAACAGTGGGGATGAGGCAGTTCTTCAATCGATTCTCTTCGCATTAGAGGAACAAGGCGCCAAACTCGGCATCCGGATTGAGCCCATTGTGCTCTCGGGAAACCCTGAACAAACGGTTCAAATGTACGGCGTGAGGGTATATCATCGTATGCAGCCCCTGCAAGTGCTTCAAGCCTTGCGGGAAAGCGACGGGCTCATCAGCGGCGGGGGCAGCTTGCTCCAGGATGCAACAAGCGCTAAGTCCATTCCCTATTATTTGGGTATATTAAAGTTAGCCCAATGGATGGGCAAGCCGACGTTTGTTTATTCACAGGGCATCGGCCCGGTGAACCGCCGGATGTTCAACGGCTGGATCCGCTCCGTGTTCCAGCGGTGCCGGTACATCTCGGTCCGCGACACGGAGTCCGCGGACCTTCTGGCTTCGATGCGCCTCCCCCGGGAGCGCATCGAGGTCGTGCCCGACCCGGTCATGGGCCTGCCGCTGGGCAGCGAAGCTGCTGCGGCCAGCCCCTTGCCCGGGGCGGGCTTGCGGACGGTCGGCGTGTCCGTCCGCTTTTGGAACCGGGACCGCTCGGAGCTGGAAGCTCTTTCGCGGTCCCTGGCATCGCTGCTCGCAGCCCGCAACGTGCGGCTGCGGTTCCTGCCCTTCCACCTCCCGGAGGACGAGGTGGCCTCGAGCTACGTGATCGACCGCTTGGGCGGGGATCACGGGGAGCGGGTGGAGATGGTGCGAGGCCTCGCCCATCCCCAGGAGATGCTCCATCAGGTCGCGAGCTGTGACCTGATGATCGGGATGCGGCTGCATGCGCTGATTTATGCAGCCTCGCAGTACGTGCCTATGGTCGGAATTTCGTACGATCCGAAGATCGACCAATTCCTCCATAGGCTGGGTATGACGGCAGCGGCATCTACAGCGAGCTTCGATGCTGCTGCCGTAACGGCGGAGGCCATCCGCTTGCTGGATGGCCGGGAGGCTTGGGCGGCTGACAAGCAAGCCGCCATCGCGCAGCTCAAGGCCGATGCGCAGCGCCCTGCGGCCCAGATCTTGTCTTTACTCTTGAAGTAA